Proteins from a single region of Stutzerimonas stutzeri:
- a CDS encoding MBL fold metallo-hydrolase: protein MAATPPMLIRETFPVGPLQCNCTIIGDPVSKKAIVVDPGGDPELIMARLNTHGLRVVSIIHTHAHLDHFLASGQMKEKTGATLHLHKADQFLWDNLEMQCRMFGVPYTPVPAPDQWLADDEELACGCGVALHTPGHTPGSMSFWFADAKLLIAGDTLFRRGIGRTDLWGGDYSSIERSIKQRLYSLDEEATVVTGHGPDTRLGEEMRENPFVRA, encoded by the coding sequence ATGGCCGCTACCCCACCGATGCTGATCCGCGAAACCTTCCCTGTCGGGCCTTTGCAGTGCAACTGCACGATCATTGGCGACCCGGTAAGTAAAAAGGCCATCGTGGTCGATCCCGGTGGCGACCCGGAGCTGATCATGGCCCGGCTGAATACCCATGGCCTGAGAGTGGTGAGCATCATCCATACCCACGCGCATCTGGATCATTTCCTGGCTTCGGGGCAGATGAAGGAAAAGACCGGCGCCACGCTTCACTTGCACAAGGCTGATCAGTTTCTCTGGGACAATCTGGAAATGCAGTGCCGCATGTTTGGCGTGCCCTACACGCCGGTGCCTGCGCCGGATCAATGGCTGGCCGATGACGAAGAGCTGGCCTGCGGGTGTGGCGTGGCATTGCACACCCCAGGACATACGCCGGGCTCGATGAGCTTCTGGTTTGCTGACGCCAAGCTGCTGATAGCCGGGGATACGCTGTTCCGTCGCGGTATCGGCCGCACGGATCTTTGGGGAGGGGATTACTCGAGCATCGAGCGCTCCATCAAGCAGCGACTCTATTCGCTCGACGAAGAGGCCACGGTGGTCACTGGCCATGGTCCGGACACTCGGCTGGGTGAGGAGATGCGTGAGAATCCTTTCGTTCGCGCCTGA
- a CDS encoding CHASE domain-containing protein: MDDRPALHSRRSWLPLLVALALMAGLGGWIGWQWYVQEQRSRIEQEQRFTFAVDDIEHTLRERMRAYEMVLRGLAGVVAGNDDVKVDEWARAADQLQLQDFYPGIQGVALARHATPATLETMINHIRSMGRDRFRMYPPGERDEYVVTDYIHPTDWRNRRVLGFDLFSEATRREAITTARNTGNPVLTGPLRLKQETEQNVQMGVLLFFPLYASTAPVTTEEERKRAFVGSLHGAFRLTDLMEGILGSRSRMLQLQLFDAASPEAPLLTGRAPVSTDAAFQRIRNIYMYGRSWQLQVASTPEYEAVLRDNNRAFSLAAALTAAALFSLLVGGYLYLRERALRSSQALSLQLQEREARFRQLIEQLPVATLLCNAGGRIELANQSAGQLLASSTELLAGERVSRYVPGVLGEQTLRQLRETSQLELQAQREDGKPIPVAVSLTSFSHDDEFYYVLNLLDLQARKRDEERFRNVVEASPNAFVLVDAQGEIVMVNRQTEILFGYSRQDLVGQPVEVLLPEALREAHHGLRQGYAENPEPRRMGSNRELFGRHRDGSALPVEIGLSPLRSGDEQLVQAVIIDISHRKAAERRLRDQADQLAVANRYKSEFLANMSHELRTPLNSILILSDQLRQNGAGNLNDKQVRHADIIHRAGHELLELINDVLDLAKIESGRMQLKLEPLNLRELLNELDVALGPMAEQKGLALKMTVDPDVPLTLNSDRARLQQILHNLLTNALKFTERGGVELLASCLPADGQAGPLLQLQVRDSGIGIAPDQQERIFQAFQQIDGSISRHYGGTGLGLAITRQLVEVLGGHLTVVSELGQGATFTVQLPVELIAGTPAQSLLPPQPQRRGRGPGLLIIEDDADFASVVAEVGQSHGFTSLICSTGQQGLEALNREHFAAVILDILLPDISGWQVHRELRADERHQGMPVMIISCVPQPHDWHDDGSRYLVKPVAQSELERIFSELARHDHNPLRLLLVETDPRRRMLIRDYFERLGYSVTLAATAEAARLAYAEQAFTVVVTDHELADGNGLDLLDALERLRSLRAVTVLVNSRKPLSEDDMQRLRRYSASSLSKDEDVERMGALIRPEPATPASSAAASLQVTAAGRRVLLMDQDVRLIYSLTAQLDQLGLQVVPVTSADEAIERFEEDAFDLVLLDMSQPGADGPELAQRLKRGHDCQAPIIALVVTDNDEERERCAAAGADDVLVKPVEPEPLQELTRHWLGLDAGATDADEE; encoded by the coding sequence ATGGATGATCGTCCCGCTCTCCATTCCCGCAGGTCCTGGTTGCCATTACTGGTCGCGCTGGCCCTGATGGCGGGGCTGGGTGGATGGATTGGCTGGCAATGGTATGTTCAGGAGCAGCGCAGCAGGATCGAGCAGGAGCAGCGCTTTACCTTTGCCGTCGATGATATAGAGCACACCCTTCGCGAAAGAATGCGCGCCTACGAAATGGTCTTGCGTGGGCTTGCCGGCGTAGTTGCGGGCAACGACGACGTGAAAGTGGACGAGTGGGCGCGTGCTGCGGATCAGTTACAGCTGCAGGATTTCTACCCTGGAATTCAGGGCGTTGCATTGGCGCGACACGCCACGCCAGCGACTCTGGAAACCATGATCAATCACATCCGCAGCATGGGCCGCGACCGTTTCCGGATGTATCCGCCTGGGGAGCGGGACGAATATGTGGTGACCGATTACATCCATCCCACCGATTGGCGCAATCGCCGGGTGCTCGGTTTCGACTTGTTCAGCGAAGCGACACGCCGTGAGGCCATTACCACCGCACGTAACACTGGCAACCCGGTGCTCACTGGCCCGTTGCGACTCAAGCAAGAAACCGAACAGAACGTGCAGATGGGCGTTCTGTTGTTCTTTCCTCTTTATGCCTCGACGGCGCCGGTAACCACCGAAGAAGAGCGTAAGCGCGCCTTCGTAGGCAGCCTGCATGGAGCCTTTCGCCTGACCGATCTGATGGAAGGCATCTTAGGGTCCCGTAGTCGGATGCTGCAGCTGCAGCTGTTCGATGCCGCCAGTCCGGAGGCGCCGCTTCTTACCGGGCGTGCTCCGGTGAGTACCGATGCCGCGTTTCAGCGCATCCGCAATATCTACATGTATGGACGTAGCTGGCAGTTGCAGGTGGCAAGTACTCCCGAGTACGAAGCGGTGCTGCGCGACAACAATCGGGCCTTCAGCCTGGCCGCCGCTTTGACGGCCGCGGCACTGTTTTCATTGCTGGTGGGCGGCTACCTCTACCTTCGCGAACGCGCACTACGCAGCAGTCAGGCGTTAAGCCTGCAACTGCAGGAACGCGAGGCACGCTTTCGTCAGTTGATCGAACAACTTCCGGTTGCCACGCTGCTGTGCAACGCAGGTGGGCGGATCGAGCTGGCCAACCAGAGCGCCGGACAGCTGCTGGCAAGCTCAACAGAGCTTCTGGCCGGGGAGCGTGTGAGCCGCTATGTTCCAGGTGTGCTCGGTGAACAGACCCTGCGGCAGCTGCGTGAGACTAGTCAGCTGGAGCTCCAGGCACAGCGCGAGGATGGCAAGCCCATACCGGTGGCCGTCAGCCTGACAAGCTTCAGTCATGATGACGAGTTCTACTACGTGCTCAACCTGCTCGATCTGCAGGCGCGCAAGCGCGATGAGGAACGCTTTCGCAACGTCGTCGAGGCCTCGCCTAATGCGTTCGTGCTGGTGGACGCGCAGGGCGAGATCGTCATGGTCAACCGCCAGACCGAAATCCTTTTCGGCTACAGCCGGCAAGATCTGGTCGGCCAGCCGGTGGAAGTGCTGCTGCCCGAAGCGTTGCGCGAAGCGCACCACGGCCTTCGTCAGGGGTACGCGGAAAATCCTGAGCCCCGCCGCATGGGCAGCAATCGCGAGCTGTTCGGCCGGCACCGCGATGGTAGCGCGCTGCCGGTGGAGATAGGGCTTTCACCGTTGCGCAGCGGCGATGAACAACTGGTGCAGGCTGTGATCATCGATATCAGTCACCGCAAGGCGGCCGAACGGCGCCTGCGCGACCAGGCTGACCAATTGGCCGTAGCCAACCGTTACAAATCGGAATTCCTCGCCAACATGTCGCACGAGTTGCGTACGCCGCTCAACAGCATCCTGATCCTTAGCGACCAGTTGCGGCAGAACGGTGCGGGAAACCTCAACGACAAGCAGGTCCGTCACGCCGACATCATCCACCGCGCCGGCCATGAGCTACTGGAGCTGATAAACGATGTGCTGGACCTTGCCAAGATCGAGTCCGGGCGGATGCAGCTCAAACTGGAGCCGCTGAATCTACGCGAGTTGCTGAACGAGCTGGATGTCGCGCTCGGGCCTATGGCCGAGCAAAAAGGATTGGCGCTGAAAATGACGGTCGATCCGGATGTACCGCTCACGCTGAATTCCGATCGCGCGCGGCTTCAGCAGATTTTGCATAACCTGTTGACCAACGCACTGAAGTTCACCGAGCGCGGCGGTGTCGAACTACTGGCCTCTTGCCTGCCAGCCGACGGCCAGGCAGGCCCGTTGCTGCAACTGCAGGTGCGCGACAGCGGCATCGGTATCGCTCCGGATCAGCAGGAGCGGATATTCCAGGCGTTTCAACAGATCGATGGTTCGATCAGTCGGCACTACGGCGGCACCGGACTTGGTCTGGCGATCACCCGTCAACTGGTCGAGGTGCTCGGTGGCCATCTCACCGTAGTCAGCGAACTGGGGCAGGGTGCGACATTCACCGTTCAGTTGCCCGTGGAGCTTATCGCAGGCACCCCTGCGCAATCGTTGCTACCGCCTCAGCCGCAGCGACGCGGCCGAGGACCCGGTTTGCTGATCATTGAAGATGATGCGGATTTTGCATCGGTGGTCGCAGAGGTCGGTCAAAGCCACGGCTTTACCAGTCTGATCTGCAGCACCGGACAGCAGGGGCTAGAGGCGCTGAATCGCGAGCATTTTGCGGCCGTGATTCTGGACATCCTGCTCCCGGATATCAGCGGTTGGCAGGTCCATCGCGAGCTTCGTGCAGATGAGCGCCATCAGGGTATGCCGGTGATGATCATTTCCTGCGTACCTCAGCCCCATGATTGGCACGACGACGGTTCGCGCTACCTGGTCAAGCCGGTGGCGCAATCCGAGCTGGAACGAATCTTCAGCGAGCTCGCTCGACACGATCACAATCCGCTACGCCTGTTGCTGGTAGAGACGGACCCGCGGCGGCGCATGCTGATCCGTGACTACTTCGAGCGTCTCGGCTACAGCGTCACGCTGGCCGCGACCGCTGAGGCTGCCCGACTGGCCTATGCCGAGCAAGCCTTTACGGTGGTCGTGACCGATCACGAACTCGCTGATGGCAATGGACTGGATCTGCTGGATGCCCTCGAGCGGTTGCGTTCACTTCGCGCGGTCACTGTGCTGGTCAACAGTCGCAAGCCTTTGTCGGAGGATGATATGCAACGCTTGCGCAGATATTCGGCATCGTCCTTATCCAAGGATGAGGATGTGGAGCGTATGGGCGCGCTGATACGGCCGGAGCCAGCCACTCCTGCGTCAAGTGCTGCGGCCTCGTTGCAGGTGACCGCCGCTGGCCGCCGTGTCCTGTTGATGGATCAGGATGTGCGCCTGATCTATTCGTTGACCGCTCAGCTCGATCAGTTAGGCCTGCAGGTGGTTCCGGTTACCAGCGCCGATGAGGCCATTGAGCGTTTCGAAGAGGATGCCTTCGATCTGGTACTGCTGGACATGAGCCAGCCTGGGGCGGATGGTCCAGAGTTGGCGCAGCGGCTTAAGCGGGGGCATGACTGTCAGGCGCCGATTATCGCGCTGGTAGTGACGGACAACGATGAGGAGCGCGAGCGTTGCGCGGCTGCTGGTGCGGACGATGTGCTGGTCAAGCCGGTCGAGCCGGAGCCGTTACAAGAATTGACGCGGCACTGGCTAGGCCTGGACGCCGGCGCGACTGATGCTGATGAGGAGTGA
- a CDS encoding OmpA family protein has translation MKMLNMTALAAGVALLVGCTTNPYTGEQQAGKAGVYGGIGAVSGAVIGAATSSKKDRTKGALIGAAVGGAAGGGYGYYVDTQEAKLRQTLQGTGVQVQRNGDNLTLIMPGNITFASNSADISSSFYPTLNSLVQVFKEFNKNGVDIVGHTDSTGSLQLNQDLSNRRAQSVASYLASNGVAASRISSYGAGPSQPIASNDTTAGRAQNRRVEINLRPL, from the coding sequence ATGAAAATGCTGAACATGACCGCTCTGGCTGCAGGCGTTGCTCTGCTGGTTGGTTGCACCACCAATCCCTATACCGGCGAGCAGCAGGCTGGAAAAGCCGGTGTATATGGCGGTATCGGTGCCGTCAGCGGTGCGGTCATCGGCGCTGCGACTTCGAGCAAGAAAGATCGCACCAAGGGCGCACTGATTGGCGCAGCGGTAGGCGGCGCAGCGGGCGGTGGCTACGGTTACTACGTCGATACCCAGGAAGCCAAGCTGCGTCAGACGCTGCAGGGCACCGGTGTTCAGGTACAGCGCAATGGTGACAACCTGACGCTGATCATGCCTGGCAACATTACCTTTGCCAGCAACTCGGCAGATATCTCCAGCAGCTTCTATCCGACGCTGAACTCTCTGGTGCAGGTGTTCAAGGAGTTCAACAAGAATGGCGTAGATATCGTCGGCCATACCGACAGCACCGGTTCGCTGCAGCTGAACCAGGATCTGTCCAACCGTCGTGCGCAGAGCGTTGCCTCTTACCTGGCGTCCAACGGCGTCGCCGCTTCGCGGATTTCCTCCTACGGTGCGGGCCCAAGCCAGCCGATCGCCAGCAACGATACGACTGCTGGCCGTGCGCAGAACCGCCGCGTCGAGATCAATCTTCGTCCGCTGTAA
- a CDS encoding fatty acid--CoA ligase yields the protein MLQTRVIKPAANAYQYPLLIKRLLLSGVRYERTREIVYRDQLRYDYRTLNQRVARLANVLTAAGVKAGDTVAVMDWDSHRYLECMFAIPMIGAVVHTINVRLSPDQILYTMNHADDRFVLVNSEFVPLYQAIAGQLTTVQKTLLLTDGDVHDAGLPDCVGEYESLLAAAEPDYDFPDFDEDSVATTFYTTGTTGNPKGVYFTHRQLVLHTLAAAVTVGCRENPRLMGSDDVYMPITPMFHVHAWGLPYVATMLGLKQVYPGRYDPEYLIDLWRREQVTFSHCVPTIVQMLLNAKAAQGTDFKGWKITIGGSALTRGLYDQAKASGMNLIAAYGMSETCPLISGAHINDELLKADEDTRSTFHLKAGVPVVLVDAAIQAADGSFLPADGTSQGELVLRAPWLTQGYYNEPEKSEELWADGWLHTGDVAVIDEMANIEIRDRIKDVIKTGGEWLSSLTLEGLISCHEAVRDVAVVGVPDERWGERPFALVVLCEGRELSAADLQAFLEPAVTEGHINKWAIPQQIAVVSEIPKTSVGKLDKKRIRSEIARWQDEGASQQTSPN from the coding sequence ATGCTGCAGACCCGTGTCATCAAGCCCGCGGCGAACGCCTATCAATATCCCTTGTTGATCAAGCGCCTGCTGTTGTCCGGCGTGCGCTACGAGCGCACCCGCGAGATCGTCTACCGTGACCAGCTGCGTTACGACTACCGCACCCTGAATCAACGTGTCGCGCGGTTGGCCAACGTGCTGACCGCAGCTGGCGTCAAGGCGGGCGATACTGTGGCGGTGATGGACTGGGACAGCCACCGCTATCTGGAATGCATGTTCGCCATTCCTATGATTGGCGCCGTGGTGCATACCATCAACGTGCGGCTCTCCCCGGATCAGATCCTTTACACCATGAATCACGCCGATGACCGCTTCGTGCTGGTCAACAGCGAGTTCGTGCCGCTGTACCAGGCGATTGCCGGGCAGCTGACCACCGTGCAGAAGACGCTGCTGCTCACCGATGGCGACGTGCACGACGCCGGCCTGCCGGATTGCGTCGGCGAGTACGAAAGCCTGCTGGCTGCCGCCGAGCCGGACTACGACTTTCCCGATTTCGATGAGGATTCGGTTGCCACGACCTTCTACACCACTGGCACTACCGGCAATCCCAAGGGTGTGTACTTCACCCATCGCCAGCTGGTGCTGCACACCCTGGCCGCGGCGGTGACCGTCGGCTGCCGGGAAAATCCTCGGCTGATGGGCTCGGATGACGTCTACATGCCGATCACGCCGATGTTCCATGTGCATGCCTGGGGGTTGCCCTACGTCGCCACCATGCTCGGCCTCAAGCAGGTCTATCCCGGGCGTTACGATCCCGAGTACCTGATCGACCTGTGGCGCCGTGAGCAGGTGACTTTCTCCCATTGCGTGCCGACCATCGTGCAGATGCTGCTCAACGCCAAGGCGGCGCAGGGGACTGACTTCAAGGGCTGGAAGATCACCATCGGCGGCAGTGCGCTCACCCGCGGCCTGTATGACCAGGCCAAGGCGTCCGGTATGAACCTGATCGCCGCGTACGGCATGTCCGAGACCTGCCCGCTGATTTCCGGCGCGCACATCAACGACGAGCTACTCAAGGCCGACGAAGACACCCGCAGTACCTTCCACCTCAAGGCGGGCGTTCCGGTGGTGCTGGTCGATGCGGCCATCCAGGCAGCGGACGGCAGCTTTCTGCCCGCAGACGGTACCTCACAGGGCGAACTGGTATTGCGCGCGCCGTGGCTGACCCAGGGCTATTACAACGAGCCGGAGAAGAGCGAAGAGCTGTGGGCCGATGGCTGGCTGCACACCGGCGACGTCGCGGTGATCGACGAGATGGCCAATATCGAGATTCGCGACCGCATCAAGGACGTGATCAAGACCGGAGGTGAATGGCTGTCATCCCTCACCCTGGAAGGACTGATCAGTTGTCACGAGGCGGTGCGTGACGTCGCGGTGGTCGGTGTGCCGGACGAACGCTGGGGCGAGCGCCCCTTTGCCCTGGTTGTGCTGTGTGAAGGCCGTGAACTGAGCGCTGCCGACTTGCAGGCCTTCCTCGAACCGGCGGTGACTGAGGGGCACATCAACAAGTGGGCGATCCCGCAGCAGATCGCGGTGGTCAGCGAGATTCCCAAGACCAGCGTTGGCAAGCTGGACAAGAAGCGCATCCGCAGCGAGATTGCGCGTTGGCAAGACGAAGGCGCTTCGCAGCAAACCTCGCCCAATTGA
- a CDS encoding putative bifunctional diguanylate cyclase/phosphodiesterase: MTQTQLKSKPRSRTLLVVDDREANLVAMEALLGDGDWQVHTVNSGEGALRALLELDVELVLLDVQMPGMDGFEVARLMRGSPHTRYTPIIFVSAIAHTRDSVLRGYATGAVDFILKPFDPQVLKHKINTLLAHEHNRRDLQLLTQQLDTARAFNASVLSNAAEGILVVGEDGYINFANPAIAGMLHTRVEDLQGTPLLSHLAAPDMPANWHESDFYRYWRSGSTYRLHEAQLHTANGTPLPVALSSSPLPRQQRSMVVIALDMSVVRNLHVQLETQAVTDSLTGLLNRRGFHQALESSLARVDRNGKRMAILYIDLDGFKRINDSLGHDAGDEILCKVARLLETCMRPYDIIARMGGDEFTALLDSLDHPEDAARVAEKLIELISVRHKIDGTEVTLGASIGIAHFPDCGVSVDQLLRSADMAMYEAKRAGRRQYRFFSNDMNERAHARLMMEENLRNATERNDFELLYQPQVMLASGKLRGFEGLLRWPQGDASENDPAVFIPLLEETRLIERVGDWVLREGMNQYCQWEPSSGSDLILSLNVSPVQFSRAGLFDSLRRLLDEYQLNPVQLELEVTEGTLMQDLERSCEKLRQLRKLGVRVAIDDFGTGYSSLAYLRHFELDTLKIDRLFIANMLGSPRDAAVVSTIIDLGRNLGLEVIAEGVETLAQRDWLLENGCDVMQGFLVSPAVTAEEARAFSARTTWDVQ; this comes from the coding sequence ATGACGCAAACGCAGCTTAAGTCCAAACCCCGCAGCCGCACGTTGCTGGTGGTGGATGATCGCGAGGCCAATCTGGTGGCGATGGAGGCGTTGCTGGGCGACGGTGACTGGCAGGTGCATACCGTCAATTCGGGGGAAGGGGCGCTCAGGGCGTTGTTGGAACTCGACGTTGAGCTCGTCCTGCTCGATGTGCAGATGCCGGGTATGGATGGCTTCGAAGTCGCGCGGCTCATGCGCGGCAGTCCGCATACCCGCTACACACCTATCATTTTCGTTTCCGCAATTGCCCACACCCGCGATTCGGTGTTGCGTGGCTATGCCACCGGAGCGGTCGACTTCATTCTCAAACCCTTCGATCCGCAGGTGCTCAAGCACAAGATCAACACGCTGCTGGCCCATGAGCACAACCGACGCGACCTGCAGCTGCTCACTCAGCAGCTCGACACCGCCCGCGCGTTCAACGCTTCGGTGCTGAGCAATGCCGCGGAAGGCATTTTGGTAGTCGGAGAAGACGGCTACATCAACTTCGCCAATCCGGCCATTGCCGGCATGTTGCATACCCGTGTCGAGGACCTGCAGGGTACGCCGCTGCTGTCGCATCTCGCCGCGCCGGACATGCCGGCCAATTGGCACGAGTCGGACTTCTATCGTTACTGGCGCAGCGGCTCGACCTACCGCTTGCACGAAGCCCAGCTGCACACCGCCAATGGCACGCCGCTGCCGGTGGCGTTGTCCAGCTCGCCGTTGCCGCGCCAGCAGCGCTCCATGGTGGTTATCGCGCTGGATATGTCGGTGGTGCGCAACCTGCATGTTCAGCTCGAGACCCAGGCGGTCACTGACTCGCTGACAGGCCTGTTGAACAGGCGTGGCTTCCACCAGGCGCTGGAGTCGTCGCTGGCGCGTGTCGATCGCAATGGCAAACGCATGGCGATCCTCTATATCGACCTGGATGGTTTCAAGCGCATCAACGACTCCCTTGGTCACGATGCTGGCGACGAGATTCTGTGCAAAGTGGCGCGCCTGCTGGAAACCTGTATGCGGCCGTACGACATCATCGCGCGCATGGGGGGGGATGAGTTCACGGCGCTGCTGGACTCTCTGGATCATCCAGAGGACGCGGCTCGTGTGGCCGAAAAGCTGATCGAGCTGATCTCGGTGAGGCACAAGATCGACGGCACCGAGGTGACCCTTGGTGCGAGCATCGGCATCGCGCACTTCCCGGATTGCGGTGTCAGTGTTGACCAGCTGCTGCGTTCGGCGGACATGGCGATGTATGAAGCCAAGCGTGCCGGGCGCAGGCAGTACCGCTTTTTCTCGAACGACATGAACGAGCGTGCCCACGCCCGATTGATGATGGAAGAGAATCTACGCAACGCCACCGAGCGCAACGACTTCGAGCTGCTCTACCAGCCGCAGGTGATGCTTGCCAGCGGCAAGCTAAGGGGCTTCGAAGGCCTGTTGCGCTGGCCGCAGGGTGACGCCAGCGAGAACGATCCGGCGGTGTTCATTCCGCTGCTGGAGGAAACTCGCCTTATCGAGCGGGTGGGTGACTGGGTGTTACGAGAGGGGATGAACCAGTACTGCCAATGGGAGCCATCTTCCGGCAGCGACCTGATACTCAGCCTGAACGTCAGTCCGGTGCAGTTCAGTCGCGCCGGGCTTTTCGATTCGCTACGACGCCTGCTCGACGAGTATCAGCTCAATCCGGTGCAGCTGGAGCTGGAGGTCACGGAAGGTACGCTCATGCAGGATCTGGAGCGCAGCTGCGAGAAGCTTCGTCAGCTGCGAAAACTCGGCGTACGGGTTGCAATCGACGATTTTGGCACCGGCTATTCGTCGCTCGCCTATTTGCGGCATTTCGAGCTGGATACGCTGAAGATCGACCGCCTGTTCATCGCCAACATGCTGGGCTCGCCGCGCGATGCGGCTGTGGTCAGCACCATCATCGACCTTGGGCGCAATCTTGGCCTGGAGGTGATAGCCGAGGGCGTAGAAACGCTCGCTCAGCGCGACTGGTTGCTGGAAAACGGCTGTGATGTCATGCAGGGTTTTCTGGTGTCCCCGGCCGTAACGGCGGAGGAGGCGCGGGCCTTTTCTGCCCGCACCACGTGGGATGTGCAATAG
- a CDS encoding acyltransferase — MLSFLPAPARGTLAALFLALNTLFWCWPLFALSLLKLVLPVPAIQRGLRFGMHWIAESWIAVNSFWMNLVQPIRWDVQGLEQVDMHHSYLVTSNHQSWADILVLQYQLNRRMPILKFFLKQELIWVPVIGLCWWALEFPFMKRFSKEYLAKYPEKRGEDLATTRKACERYRTNPVSVFNFLEGTRFTEDKHTEQASPYPFLLKPRAGGIAFVIDAMGEQLTALINITIHYPDGRPSFWDLLAGNIHQVVLRIEAQPIPAEFLGHNYDQDEAYRLAFQEWVNGLWADKDAKLAQLHQTFPVQHRAS, encoded by the coding sequence ATGCTGAGCTTCCTCCCTGCGCCCGCGCGCGGCACCCTCGCCGCACTGTTCCTGGCGCTCAATACCCTGTTCTGGTGCTGGCCCCTTTTCGCCCTCTCGCTGCTCAAATTAGTGCTCCCCGTCCCCGCCATACAACGTGGCCTGCGTTTCGGCATGCACTGGATCGCGGAGTCCTGGATAGCGGTGAACAGCTTCTGGATGAACCTGGTACAGCCGATTCGTTGGGATGTGCAGGGCCTCGAGCAGGTGGACATGCACCACTCCTACCTTGTCACCAGCAACCACCAGAGCTGGGCGGACATCCTCGTGCTGCAGTATCAGCTCAACCGACGCATGCCGATTCTCAAGTTTTTCCTCAAGCAGGAGCTGATCTGGGTTCCGGTAATTGGTCTGTGCTGGTGGGCTTTGGAATTCCCGTTCATGAAGCGTTTCAGCAAGGAATATCTGGCCAAGTACCCGGAAAAACGTGGCGAGGACCTGGCGACCACACGCAAGGCCTGCGAGCGCTATCGAACCAACCCGGTGTCGGTATTCAATTTCTTGGAAGGCACACGTTTCACCGAGGATAAGCACACCGAGCAGGCGTCGCCTTACCCATTTCTACTCAAGCCCAGGGCTGGCGGTATCGCCTTCGTGATCGATGCCATGGGCGAACAGCTCACGGCGCTGATCAACATCACCATTCACTACCCCGATGGTCGCCCCAGCTTCTGGGATTTACTCGCCGGCAATATTCATCAAGTGGTCCTGCGAATCGAGGCCCAGCCGATTCCAGCCGAGTTTCTTGGGCACAATTATGATCAGGACGAGGCGTACAGGCTGGCGTTTCAGGAATGGGTCAACGGACTCTGGGCCGACAAGGATGCGAAGCTGGCGCAACTGCACCAGACGTTTCCAGTGCAACATCGAGCGTCATAG
- a CDS encoding LysE family translocator, producing the protein MYWMEFMTVALVHLLAVASPGPDFAVVVRESVTQGRRTGSWTALGVGCGIFVHVAYSLLGIGLIVSQSIVLFNLFKWLAAGYLLYLGWRALRARPMNLDVEDGASARANRSAWQAFAVGFVTNGLNPKATLFFLSLFTVVISPDTPLLVQAGYGVYLAGATALWFLLVAWLFSRGRVRAGFARMGHWFDRLTGAVLIGLGVRLAVSEIG; encoded by the coding sequence GTGTACTGGATGGAATTTATGACCGTGGCGCTGGTGCATCTACTCGCAGTGGCGAGTCCCGGGCCGGATTTCGCGGTGGTGGTGCGCGAAAGCGTAACCCAGGGGCGGCGCACTGGAAGTTGGACAGCATTGGGCGTTGGCTGCGGGATATTCGTGCACGTCGCCTACTCTTTGCTTGGCATTGGCCTGATCGTCTCGCAGTCGATTGTGCTGTTCAACCTCTTCAAGTGGCTGGCGGCTGGCTATCTGCTCTATCTCGGTTGGCGTGCCCTGCGTGCACGGCCGATGAACCTGGATGTGGAGGATGGCGCGAGTGCGCGGGCAAATCGCTCGGCGTGGCAGGCGTTCGCTGTTGGCTTCGTCACCAACGGTCTGAATCCCAAAGCCACGCTGTTCTTTCTCTCGTTATTCACAGTAGTGATCAGTCCTGATACGCCGCTGTTGGTGCAGGCCGGTTACGGCGTCTACCTCGCCGGCGCCACTGCGCTGTGGTTTCTGCTGGTGGCCTGGCTGTTCAGTCGAGGCCGCGTGCGTGCTGGCTTTGCGCGAATGGGTCACTGGTTTGATCGGCTCACTGGCGCGGTACTGATCGGTCTTGGTGTACGTCTGGCCGTCAGCGAGATCGGTTAA